From one Oncorhynchus masou masou isolate Uvic2021 unplaced genomic scaffold, UVic_Omas_1.1 unplaced_scaffold_4704, whole genome shotgun sequence genomic stretch:
- the LOC135535278 gene encoding sarcolemmal membrane-associated protein-like — translation RSLSNTEDECSHLKEMNERNHEELRELANKYNGAVNEIKDLTDKIKLAEGRQEELTQRGQMEKKELQLCIDEMEEKEQALQARFEALQADNDFSNERLTALQVGLEQLQEKSIKDNNSLGEWRSG, via the exons CGAAGCCTCAGTAACACGGAGGATGAGTGTTCCCACCTGAAGGAGATGAATGAGAGGAACCATGAAGAGCTCAGAGAACTGGCTAATAAATACAACGGCGCTGTCAACGAGATCAAGGACCTCACTGACAAGATAAAG ctggcaGAGGGTCGTCAGGAGGAGTTGACTCAGAGGGGTCAGATGGAGAAGAAGGAACTGCAGCTTTGTATTgatgagatggaggagaaggaacagGCTCTACAGGCCCGCTTTGAGGCCTTACAGGCTGATAACGACTTCTCTAACGAACGCCTCACTGCCCTGCAAG TTGGTTTAGAACAGCTGCAGGAGAAAagcatcaaggacaacaacagtTTAGGTGAGTGGCGGTCTGG